The proteins below are encoded in one region of Polycladomyces zharkentensis:
- a CDS encoding L,D-transpeptidase, giving the protein MILSLSPSVSSIPHFIEIYIFTQTQTPSVDPPIFYRVGMGLATSCHADQLLGGGTGRAGRRCLRGYRIAVNKSTNPLTLYQNEMVVRSYSGATGRSLRLTPEGMFPIVMKVVNPGWKDVPGGVPPNPLGKRWLDLKCSPECRPQMMIERFRKISSFFLFTRIRNLCMLEIETSHPPMRRFLLRDGGDREKRRERQRFAIGNGGSFHLSRWP; this is encoded by the coding sequence ATGATTTTGTCGTTATCACCATCTGTCAGCAGCATTCCCCATTTTATAGAAATCTACATTTTCACACAAACACAAACACCGTCAGTTGATCCGCCAATTTTTTATCGGGTAGGAATGGGTCTTGCAACGTCTTGCCATGCTGATCAGCTTTTGGGTGGTGGAACGGGTCGTGCCGGGCGCCGGTGCCTCCGTGGATACCGCATCGCGGTCAACAAATCGACCAACCCCTTGACATTATACCAAAATGAAATGGTGGTGCGCTCCTATTCCGGCGCCACCGGACGGTCGCTCCGGCTGACGCCGGAAGGGATGTTTCCCATCGTCATGAAAGTGGTGAATCCCGGTTGGAAAGATGTCCCCGGCGGCGTACCGCCAAATCCGCTCGGGAAACGATGGCTTGATCTGAAATGTTCACCGGAGTGTCGTCCGCAAATGATGATTGAGAGATTTCGCAAAATCTCCTCTTTCTTCCTCTTCACGAGGATTCGGAATCTCTGTATGCTAGAAATAGAAACAAGCCACCCGCCAATGAGGCGGTTTCTTTTACGGGACGGGGGAGACAGAGAGAAGAGGAGGGAACGACAACGGTTCGCCATTGGAAATGGTGGTTCGTTCCACTTGTCGCGCTGGCCTTGA
- a CDS encoding amidohydrolase family protein: MIIFDAHFHIIDPRFPLTKNQGFLPDPFTCEDYIQRTRHLGLIGGAVVSGSFQSFDQSYLSEALTTLGPNFVGVTQLPVDYPDDKILHLHQIGVRGVRFNVHRGRSVPLDRLEHFASHVYELAGWHVELYIDSRLLADLAPVLTRLPAVSIDHLGLSREGFPALLSLVEKGVRVKATGFGRVNLDVKEAIRSITAVNPHALMFGTDLPSTRAERPFQDADINLIRETLGETLAEKVLWRNAVEWYRPSGMTENE; this comes from the coding sequence ATGATCATTTTTGACGCTCATTTTCATATCATCGACCCACGTTTTCCCCTGACGAAAAATCAAGGCTTTTTGCCCGATCCTTTCACTTGTGAGGATTACATCCAGAGGACCCGTCACCTTGGTCTGATCGGAGGGGCGGTCGTATCCGGTTCCTTTCAATCATTTGATCAAAGCTATTTGTCAGAAGCGCTGACAACCCTTGGTCCGAACTTTGTCGGTGTCACTCAACTGCCTGTCGATTATCCCGATGATAAAATCTTGCACCTACACCAAATCGGAGTCAGGGGAGTCCGATTCAACGTTCATCGCGGAAGATCAGTGCCATTGGACCGATTGGAGCATTTTGCCTCACACGTATATGAACTGGCCGGCTGGCACGTGGAACTGTATATCGATTCCCGGTTGTTGGCTGACCTCGCCCCAGTCTTGACCCGATTGCCCGCTGTCTCCATCGATCATCTGGGATTATCCCGTGAAGGTTTTCCCGCTTTGCTCTCTCTGGTGGAAAAAGGGGTGCGGGTCAAAGCGACAGGTTTCGGCAGAGTGAATTTGGATGTGAAAGAAGCGATTCGATCCATCACTGCGGTCAATCCCCATGCACTGATGTTCGGTACGGATCTACCCTCCACCAGAGCCGAAAGACCATTTCAGGATGCAGATATCAACCTCATCCGTGAGACCTTGGGAGAAACGCTGGCCGAGAAGGTGCTCTGGCGCAATGCCGTGGAATGGTATCGACCCTCCGGCATGACGGAGAATGAATGA
- a CDS encoding NADP-dependent oxidoreductase, with amino-acid sequence MESERTGSPVKASLMACLMNTVPHCSPGSLHLRLQGSGGFCNKEIDVLSLLKMSFYPDTSICIFRKSKISCLHLGGTSLKAIVIRNYGGRDQLQLEDIPAPSVEKDEVLVKIHATSVNPLDWKVREGMLKGRRDFQFPLILGWDFSGVVMDVGEEVSQHYQIGDAVFGMPDLTKNGTYAEYISVKADYLAPKPRNLSHVEAASIPLVGLTAWQSLVTHGNLQQGEKVLIHAGAGGVGSFAIQLAKHLGAYVATTVSERNKDFVSELGADEVIDYQKQNFAAQLADFDVVFDTVGGAALEKSCSVLKPGGRLITIAGSANASLEERYAIRIDPVEVEPNGQHMKEILTLLENRKIRPVVEQQYRLDEIRKAHEVSESRHLRGKIGIVVQ; translated from the coding sequence ATGGAATCGGAGAGAACAGGCTCACCTGTCAAAGCGTCTCTTATGGCGTGTCTGATGAATACTGTCCCTCATTGTTCTCCCGGATCACTTCACCTGCGTCTGCAGGGAAGCGGTGGCTTTTGCAATAAAGAAATAGATGTTTTATCATTATTGAAAATGTCATTCTATCCAGATACCAGTATTTGTATTTTTCGAAAATCAAAAATTTCCTGTCTCCATCTGGGAGGGACTTCATTGAAAGCGATTGTCATAAGAAATTATGGAGGTCGCGATCAACTGCAACTGGAGGATATTCCCGCTCCATCTGTTGAAAAGGACGAAGTTTTGGTAAAGATTCACGCAACCTCTGTCAATCCCTTGGATTGGAAAGTACGAGAAGGGATGTTGAAAGGTCGTCGGGATTTTCAATTCCCTCTCATTTTAGGTTGGGATTTTTCCGGAGTGGTGATGGACGTCGGTGAAGAGGTAAGCCAACATTACCAGATTGGAGATGCCGTTTTTGGAATGCCCGACCTGACCAAAAACGGAACTTATGCGGAATATATTTCCGTAAAGGCTGATTACTTAGCACCCAAACCCCGCAATTTATCTCACGTCGAGGCTGCTTCCATCCCGCTGGTGGGATTGACTGCGTGGCAAAGCCTGGTCACTCACGGAAATCTCCAACAGGGGGAGAAAGTGCTGATTCATGCCGGGGCAGGTGGTGTAGGAAGCTTTGCCATCCAGCTGGCCAAACATCTGGGAGCCTATGTGGCAACAACGGTGAGTGAGCGGAACAAAGATTTTGTCTCCGAGCTGGGAGCGGATGAAGTCATTGACTACCAAAAACAGAATTTTGCTGCTCAACTTGCGGATTTTGACGTGGTCTTTGATACGGTAGGTGGAGCCGCGCTGGAGAAAAGTTGTTCCGTGTTAAAGCCTGGTGGAAGGTTGATCACCATTGCCGGGTCCGCGAATGCTTCCCTGGAAGAAAGATACGCCATCCGTATCGATCCTGTAGAGGTGGAACCCAACGGTCAACACATGAAAGAGATCCTTACTTTACTTGAAAACAGAAAAATTCGTCCCGTCGTGGAACAACAATATCGCCTGGATGAAATTCGAAAAGCCCATGAAGTAAGCGAGTCGAGGCATCTCCGCGGAAAGATTGGCATCGTAGTTCAATGA
- a CDS encoding L,D-transpeptidase family protein yields MIFTFTLTNVGAAPSVHYQIEVDKQTNKLYLYKNGDLYKVYPVATGRTQSLTPEGTFTLVVKIVKPGWKNIPGGDPNNPLGPRWLGISVNGDKGRTYGIHGTNQPESIGTHASSGCVRMRNEDVIQLYDIVPEGTPVWIHNGQHTGRWEGDPSYGVQPASGQLKITVDKTNIRTGPSTGAFVITQLAKNTVIEKTGVVRDWYRVKLSNGKTGYVYSANVVNVGNDTGTDTIRPATGRVQITASRANVRSAPSLSAPIIQKAANGTVFTLTGQGREWYEIQLSNGYKAYLHQSVAKKVN; encoded by the coding sequence TTGATCTTCACGTTTACACTCACGAACGTTGGCGCGGCACCATCCGTCCATTACCAAATTGAAGTGGACAAGCAGACGAACAAACTGTATTTGTACAAAAACGGTGATCTCTACAAGGTATACCCTGTCGCAACCGGCCGAACCCAATCCCTGACGCCGGAAGGCACCTTCACCCTCGTTGTCAAGATTGTCAAACCGGGTTGGAAAAACATTCCCGGCGGCGATCCGAACAACCCGCTCGGTCCACGCTGGCTGGGCATCAGCGTCAACGGTGACAAAGGACGCACCTACGGCATTCACGGCACCAATCAGCCGGAATCCATCGGCACCCATGCATCGAGCGGATGTGTGCGGATGCGCAACGAGGACGTGATCCAGCTCTACGATATCGTACCGGAAGGCACACCCGTTTGGATTCACAACGGCCAACACACCGGCCGCTGGGAGGGTGATCCCTCTTACGGTGTCCAACCGGCTTCCGGCCAACTGAAAATCACCGTGGACAAAACCAACATCCGCACCGGACCTTCCACCGGCGCGTTTGTCATCACTCAGTTGGCCAAAAACACCGTTATTGAGAAAACCGGTGTGGTGCGGGACTGGTATCGCGTAAAACTGAGCAACGGCAAAACGGGATACGTCTACAGCGCCAACGTGGTCAATGTGGGCAATGATACTGGTACGGACACGATCCGGCCTGCAACCGGCCGCGTGCAAATCACGGCCAGCCGGGCCAACGTCCGATCGGCACCGTCTTTGTCCGCTCCCATCATCCAAAAAGCGGCAAACGGTACGGTGTTCACATTGACCGGGCAAGGCCGTGAATGGTACGAAATCCAATTGTCCAACGGATACAAAGCTTATCTCCATCAATCTGTCGCCAAAAAAGTGAACTGA
- a CDS encoding SMI1/KNR4 family protein has protein sequence MQLPEDYQAFLRMHNGAVLFKPWFGGEMELFHLAEVENKRGIVGYFLDHWYPIAGQNGHFLMIDGEKANRGEKDYLMWWDSSIVDDAKHLNLNFEIWIDRFIVAQGSMFWYWPLYNVHHYYRNR, from the coding sequence ATTCAATTACCAGAAGACTACCAGGCATTTCTCCGAATGCATAACGGAGCGGTCTTGTTTAAACCATGGTTTGGCGGCGAAATGGAGTTGTTTCATTTGGCAGAGGTCGAAAATAAACGAGGGATCGTCGGGTATTTTCTTGATCATTGGTATCCCATCGCCGGTCAAAATGGACATTTTTTAATGATTGATGGAGAAAAAGCCAATCGGGGTGAGAAAGATTATCTGATGTGGTGGGACTCAAGCATCGTAGATGATGCCAAACATCTTAATCTCAACTTCGAGATTTGGATCGATCGGTTTATCGTGGCACAGGGCAGCATGTTTTGGTATTGGCCGCTATATAACGTCCATCACTATTATCGTAACCGTTAG
- a CDS encoding cupin domain-containing protein produces MRKRSRANVEHYRWGEACDGWHLVKQPEMSVIQERMPPGTEETRHYHARARQFFFVLSGVATMEIAGQTAELHPQEGIEVPPGVPHQMQNRSTQPVEFLVISQPFAQGDRVIVPARESEKA; encoded by the coding sequence ATGAGAAAACGAAGCCGCGCGAACGTGGAGCACTATCGGTGGGGTGAGGCGTGTGACGGGTGGCATTTGGTCAAGCAACCGGAGATGAGCGTGATCCAAGAACGGATGCCACCGGGAACGGAGGAAACAAGGCATTATCATGCGCGGGCGCGCCAGTTTTTCTTTGTGCTGTCCGGGGTCGCTACAATGGAGATCGCTGGGCAGACGGCGGAATTGCATCCGCAGGAGGGAATCGAAGTACCGCCGGGAGTACCGCATCAGATGCAAAACCGTTCCACGCAACCGGTGGAATTTCTCGTGATCTCTCAACCGTTTGCACAGGGAGATCGGGTGATCGTTCCCGCTCGCGAATCGGAAAAAGCTTGA
- a CDS encoding sodium:solute symporter, with translation MQLLDIIVILIYFGTMIVIGLYGSMKAKTTEEYVLAGRNLGFFMFFGCMAAVILGGASTIGTAKLGYQYGISGMWFVVMIGLGMLLLGIFMIRPLYGEKVKTISELLGKRYNTETRYLSAVVASIYTLMVSVTQVIGMGTVFHAVLGWDDHVSMLVGGGIVLFYTLLGGMWSVTITDIVQFVIKATGIFVIMLPMSLYAAGGWSNLVSRLPDSHFDLTHIGLTQILQYFLLYTLGLIISQDIWQRTFTAKTERISRTGSIAAGVFSIAYAIAISIIGMCGVVVIPNIDNPQNIFAAMALKILPPGVLGLVLACVCSALMSTSSGTLLASSTLITNDILKPFFFQNADEKRLMTVSRVVTLLVGLTGIVFAIWIQDVLVALDVAYAILSGAIFVPVVLGFFWKRATAKAGFYSIIISTLVIIAGLAIEGITSTNPIMYGIAVSFLVMIILSLIPASKEVVVSNETAKQEHS, from the coding sequence ATGCAATTGCTTGATATCATTGTCATTCTCATTTATTTTGGCACGATGATCGTGATTGGGCTCTACGGTTCAATGAAAGCCAAAACAACCGAAGAGTATGTCCTGGCCGGGAGGAATTTGGGCTTCTTTATGTTCTTTGGTTGCATGGCGGCGGTTATTTTGGGTGGGGCATCTACGATTGGAACTGCAAAACTGGGTTATCAGTATGGAATATCAGGGATGTGGTTTGTGGTCATGATTGGATTAGGGATGCTCCTGTTGGGAATTTTTATGATCCGGCCACTCTATGGGGAAAAAGTGAAAACCATCAGCGAATTATTGGGTAAACGTTATAATACTGAAACAAGGTATCTCAGTGCCGTTGTGGCCAGTATCTATACACTCATGGTTTCTGTTACACAAGTGATTGGAATGGGAACCGTTTTTCATGCCGTACTGGGTTGGGATGATCATGTATCCATGCTGGTCGGCGGAGGAATTGTCCTTTTTTATACGCTGTTGGGTGGTATGTGGAGTGTCACCATAACGGATATTGTTCAATTTGTGATCAAAGCCACCGGCATTTTTGTCATCATGTTACCCATGAGCTTATATGCGGCAGGTGGATGGTCCAATCTGGTTTCCAGATTGCCTGATTCTCATTTCGATCTGACTCACATTGGACTTACCCAGATCTTGCAATATTTCCTGCTCTACACGCTTGGTTTGATCATTTCCCAGGATATTTGGCAACGGACATTTACGGCAAAAACAGAAAGGATTTCTCGTACAGGCAGTATTGCTGCCGGCGTTTTCAGTATTGCTTATGCGATTGCGATCAGCATCATAGGGATGTGCGGCGTTGTTGTCATACCCAATATCGATAATCCGCAAAATATTTTCGCAGCCATGGCGCTCAAAATTCTTCCGCCCGGTGTATTGGGACTGGTGCTGGCTTGTGTGTGTTCCGCGCTGATGTCCACTTCCTCAGGTACATTGCTCGCCTCATCCACTTTAATCACGAATGATATACTCAAACCATTTTTCTTCCAAAATGCAGATGAAAAGCGGTTAATGACCGTTTCCAGGGTCGTAACTTTGCTGGTTGGATTGACTGGCATCGTCTTTGCCATTTGGATTCAAGATGTATTAGTGGCACTGGATGTAGCGTATGCGATTCTCTCCGGAGCCATATTCGTACCTGTGGTGTTGGGATTTTTCTGGAAAAGAGCAACTGCGAAAGCAGGATTTTATTCGATTATCATCAGCACTTTGGTCATCATCGCCGGGTTAGCGATCGAAGGGATTACTTCAACCAATCCGATAATGTACGGAATCGCCGTCAGCTTCTTGGTGATGATCATCCTTTCACTGATCCCTGCGTCGAAAGAAGTTGTTGTCAGCAATGAGACAGCCAAGCAGGAGCACAGTTAA
- the asnB gene encoding asparagine synthase (glutamine-hydrolyzing) has translation MCGIAGWIDWEKDLSGERPVLEKMAHAIRHRGPDADGFWLSKRAALAHRRLIVIDPEGGLQPMVYRQGDRVYTLTYNGEIYNYLELRRLLQERGHVFKTNSDTEVLLHTYLEWGEDCVHHLNGIFAFAIWDEAEQKLFLGRDHLGVKPLFYVERGSAVLFASEIKALLAHPAVKPEVDQNGLAEIFGMGPMRTPGVGVYKDVKEVRAGHTVVFTREGKRITRYWELKSKPHTDDVETTAERIREILEDTVRRQLISDMPLVAMLSGGLDSSGLTAIAGKEFSREGKTLHTYSLDFVGSDRDFQEDLLHRDLDQPWVKRVSEHVKTEHHTIVLDADELLEHMLVPLRARDLPGIGEMETSLYLLFREMKKDATVALSGESADEVFSGYPWFHQEEFLNARTFPWLVSTGFISKVMSPEALEKARPDEYVAARYEEAIAEVPALPGETALEARQREMSYLFITRFLPFMLDRKDRTSSYVGFEVRVPFCDYRLVEYLWNVPYQVKTVDNIEKGILRRALKGYLPDDVLYRRKSAYPTAQNPNYFQAVKRWMKEILTDANSPVLPLIDKKKVEAVIDGQTDLDAGRITKLLEYLIQVNMWLKEYGIVIR, from the coding sequence ATGTGTGGTATCGCCGGTTGGATCGATTGGGAAAAAGACCTTTCCGGTGAGCGGCCGGTTTTGGAAAAAATGGCTCATGCGATTCGCCATCGCGGACCGGATGCAGACGGATTTTGGCTGTCGAAAAGGGCCGCTTTGGCGCATCGCCGCTTGATTGTGATCGATCCGGAAGGCGGTCTGCAGCCAATGGTTTATCGCCAAGGGGATCGCGTTTATACTTTGACATATAACGGGGAGATCTATAACTACCTTGAGTTGCGGCGCCTCTTGCAGGAACGTGGCCATGTGTTCAAGACCAACTCCGATACGGAAGTGCTGTTGCACACCTATTTGGAATGGGGCGAAGATTGTGTTCATCATTTGAACGGGATTTTCGCTTTTGCCATTTGGGATGAAGCGGAGCAAAAGCTGTTTTTGGGACGCGACCATTTGGGGGTCAAGCCGCTTTTCTATGTCGAACGCGGTAGCGCCGTCTTGTTTGCTTCTGAAATCAAGGCTTTGCTCGCGCATCCGGCTGTCAAACCGGAAGTGGATCAGAACGGGTTGGCCGAGATTTTCGGCATGGGGCCGATGCGCACTCCCGGCGTCGGTGTGTACAAAGATGTGAAAGAAGTGCGTGCCGGCCATACAGTTGTGTTCACGCGGGAAGGAAAACGCATCACCCGATATTGGGAACTGAAAAGCAAGCCGCACACGGATGATGTGGAGACGACTGCGGAACGCATCCGCGAAATCCTGGAAGATACCGTGCGTCGCCAACTGATTTCCGATATGCCGCTCGTAGCGATGCTCTCCGGAGGATTGGACTCCAGCGGTTTGACGGCGATTGCCGGGAAAGAATTCAGCAGGGAAGGCAAAACGCTCCATACGTATTCACTCGATTTTGTCGGAAGTGACCGGGATTTCCAAGAAGACTTGCTCCACCGCGATTTGGATCAGCCTTGGGTCAAGCGGGTGTCCGAACATGTGAAAACCGAGCATCACACAATTGTCCTGGATGCGGATGAACTGCTGGAGCACATGCTGGTGCCGCTTCGGGCCCGCGATTTGCCGGGAATCGGGGAAATGGAAACATCGCTGTATTTGTTGTTCAGAGAGATGAAAAAAGATGCGACGGTGGCCTTGTCCGGTGAATCGGCGGACGAAGTGTTCAGCGGTTATCCTTGGTTCCACCAGGAAGAGTTTCTGAATGCGCGCACGTTCCCGTGGCTGGTGAGCACTGGTTTCATCAGCAAGGTCATGTCGCCGGAAGCATTGGAGAAAGCCCGCCCGGATGAATATGTGGCGGCGAGATACGAAGAAGCGATTGCCGAAGTGCCGGCGTTGCCCGGTGAAACGGCGTTGGAAGCGCGCCAGCGGGAAATGTCTTATCTCTTTATCACCCGTTTCTTGCCGTTCATGCTCGACCGCAAAGACCGCACCAGCAGTTATGTCGGTTTTGAAGTGCGTGTTCCGTTCTGCGATTATCGCTTGGTGGAATACCTGTGGAATGTCCCGTATCAAGTGAAAACGGTGGATAACATCGAAAAAGGCATTTTGCGGCGGGCACTGAAGGGCTATTTGCCGGACGATGTGCTCTACCGCCGGAAAAGCGCATATCCGACCGCGCAAAATCCGAACTATTTCCAAGCGGTCAAGCGCTGGATGAAAGAGATTTTGACTGATGCCAATTCCCCGGTATTACCGTTAATCGACAAAAAGAAAGTGGAAGCGGTCATCGATGGACAAACAGATCTCGATGCCGGCAGAATCACCAAATTGCTGGAATACCTGATCCAAGTGAATATGTGGTTGAAAGAATACGGGATTGTCATTCGTTAA
- a CDS encoding TetR/AcrR family transcriptional regulator produces MPHKSRKLDPRVIRTRQMLRNALIDLIGEKGFSAITVQDITQRATLNRATFYLHYRDKEDLLAQSVEEILEELVTGMKKCRLIDYDIVDSDGNVIQPLPDLVYVFEHVAKHEKFYRVMLGNKGQQSFWSRLMDVFVNVLDSRLEQSMTKAIHPKVPKEILIHYAASAYLGVISWWLKHDMPYSPDYMATQLTRLRVQHLQIPPHELPPEPHGS; encoded by the coding sequence ATGCCACACAAGTCCCGAAAATTGGATCCCCGTGTCATCCGCACGCGCCAAATGCTGAGAAACGCACTCATCGATCTGATCGGTGAAAAAGGCTTCAGTGCCATCACTGTGCAAGACATCACCCAGCGCGCCACCCTCAACCGCGCCACTTTCTATTTGCATTACCGGGACAAAGAAGATCTGCTCGCGCAAAGCGTGGAAGAGATCTTGGAAGAATTGGTAACCGGAATGAAGAAATGCCGGCTGATCGACTATGACATCGTCGATTCAGACGGAAATGTCATTCAGCCGCTTCCCGACTTGGTCTATGTATTTGAGCATGTTGCCAAACACGAGAAATTTTATCGAGTGATGCTCGGCAATAAAGGGCAACAAAGCTTTTGGTCCCGGCTCATGGACGTTTTTGTCAACGTCTTGGACAGCCGCCTGGAACAAAGCATGACCAAAGCGATCCATCCCAAAGTACCCAAAGAGATCTTGATACACTATGCCGCATCCGCTTATCTGGGCGTCATTTCCTGGTGGCTGAAACACGATATGCCCTATTCCCCCGACTACATGGCCACACAACTGACACGATTGCGGGTCCAGCATCTGCAAATTCCCCCGCATGAACTTCCACCGGAACCTCACGGTTCATAA
- a CDS encoding amino acid permease, which translates to MAKASQASKEDLQRGLKERHIQLIALGGAIGVGLFLGSAKAIQTAGPALMLAYVIGGIVIFYIMRALGELAMYRPVSGSFSTYAEEFIGPWAGFFTGWTYWFMWVATGMAEITAVGKYVQFWFPSVPQWIPALVALIGVYVANLIAVRLYGEFEFWFAMIKVVTILALIGAGLLMIFTGFGNAGESVGFSNLWSHQGFFPHGITGVLLALQMVMFAYLGVELIGVTAGEAEKPEKTLPAAINKVLWRILIFYVGALLVIMSLYPWNQLDSEQSPFVMTFEKIGIPAAAGIINFVVLTAALSSCNSGVFSTGRMLYALAQKRQAPSIFSRVSKQKVPANGLTVSALVLLVGVLLNYVVPERVFTYVTSVATVGAIWTWGVILVAHMRYRKAVREGRVPSVSFRMPGAPWTNVLSLLFLVLVVVLLGFDKDTRVALYVAPVWFILVGIGYALTQKGKSAQTGDTKASVR; encoded by the coding sequence ATGGCAAAGGCATCGCAAGCATCCAAGGAAGACTTGCAACGGGGATTGAAGGAGCGTCACATTCAACTGATTGCACTGGGTGGTGCCATCGGAGTCGGGCTGTTTCTCGGATCGGCGAAAGCGATTCAAACGGCGGGGCCGGCTTTGATGCTCGCTTATGTGATCGGCGGTATCGTTATTTTCTACATTATGCGGGCATTGGGCGAGTTGGCGATGTATCGGCCTGTTTCCGGCTCTTTCAGTACATACGCTGAAGAGTTCATCGGTCCCTGGGCCGGTTTCTTCACCGGATGGACGTATTGGTTCATGTGGGTGGCCACGGGCATGGCCGAAATTACAGCAGTGGGCAAGTATGTGCAATTCTGGTTTCCTTCCGTTCCCCAATGGATACCTGCATTGGTGGCATTGATCGGCGTATATGTGGCCAATTTGATCGCGGTCCGTTTATATGGTGAGTTTGAATTTTGGTTTGCGATGATTAAGGTGGTCACCATTTTGGCCCTGATCGGTGCCGGTTTGCTGATGATATTTACGGGATTCGGCAATGCCGGAGAATCGGTCGGATTTTCCAACCTGTGGAGCCATCAGGGCTTTTTCCCGCATGGTATAACAGGTGTGTTGCTCGCATTGCAGATGGTGATGTTTGCCTACCTCGGTGTGGAATTGATCGGTGTGACTGCCGGTGAAGCGGAAAAACCGGAGAAAACGTTGCCGGCGGCGATCAACAAAGTGTTGTGGCGGATTTTGATCTTTTATGTCGGTGCGCTGCTTGTCATCATGTCGCTGTATCCCTGGAACCAGTTGGACAGCGAGCAAAGCCCGTTCGTCATGACCTTTGAAAAAATCGGCATTCCCGCCGCTGCGGGCATCATCAATTTCGTCGTGTTGACGGCCGCCCTGTCCTCCTGCAACAGCGGCGTTTTCTCCACGGGCCGCATGTTGTATGCGCTGGCACAAAAAAGGCAGGCGCCCTCCATCTTCAGCCGTGTGAGCAAACAGAAGGTACCGGCCAACGGATTGACTGTATCCGCCTTGGTATTGCTCGTCGGCGTACTGCTCAACTATGTGGTGCCGGAGCGGGTGTTCACTTATGTGACCAGCGTGGCAACAGTGGGGGCGATTTGGACGTGGGGTGTGATTCTGGTGGCCCACATGCGGTATCGCAAGGCGGTACGGGAAGGCCGCGTTCCGTCTGTTTCGTTCCGGATGCCGGGAGCGCCCTGGACCAATGTGTTGTCTTTGTTGTTCCTGGTGTTGGTGGTTGTTCTGCTCGGGTTTGACAAGGATACCCGCGTGGCTTTGTATGTCGCCCCGGTGTGGTTTATTCTGGTGGGCATCGGCTACGCATTGACGCAAAAAGGCAAATCGGCTCAGACTGGAGATACGAAAGCCTCCGTTCGATGA